TGTGGATAAATGGGCGCTGTATGTCATCGGCCAGTACTGCGACCAGTCAGTGCCGGACGGCTTTGGCGGCACGGAGCCGCGCATCACCTGTAATGCGTACCTGACCACACAGCGTAAGGCGTGGGATGTGCTCAGCGATTTCTGCTCGGCGATGCGCTGTATGCCGGTATGGAACGGGCAGACGCTGACGTTCGTGCAGGACCGACCGTCGGATAAGACGTGGACCTATAACC
This genomic stretch from Marinifilum sp. JC120 harbors:
- a CDS encoding host specificity protein J: YHLRGRILQVPSNYNPQTRQYSGIWDGTFKPAYSNNMAWCLWDMLTHPRYGMGKRLGAADVDKWALYVIGQYCDQSVPDGFGGTEPRITCNAYLTTQRKAWDVLSDFCSAMRCMPVWNGQTLTFVQDRPSDKTWTYN